The window TGCCGGTCCCACTCGGACAGCCACGGGGCAGCCGCGCCGGAGAACCACAGTCCCCGCTCGTTCATCCCGACCGTGACGATGCCCTCGACAGTCCTGGTGTCGTCGAACTGGCAGCTGGACGTCTCGCACTCGGCGCCGTCGCGGTGGTGCCCGGCATTCATCGTGAATGCGCCGGCCCGCACGGTGGATCCGTCGTCGAGGTTGAAGTGCGCCCGCAGGAAGTGCGACAGGTCGAGCTTGCCGAGGGACCAAGAGGGTGTGCAGGCAGGCCGACTCGATGCCCCGGGCCTTCGCGCGTTCACTGCGGGGGCAGGGCCGGCCCCGCGCCCACTCCTCGACCAGGCCAGGCCGTGCCACGCATAACCGGGGTCTGAGGAACATCTGTGTCAGATCGTGCGCTAAGGGTTCTCCGCGTGGTTTGGTGTTTCCCCGGAGGTACGGGCCTCGCAGCGGCGGATTGTTAGCACGATCAAGGCGTCGGGGAAGCCTGAACAAGGACTGCCTGGCCATGTGGCGGGAGGTCGACTGCGGCGAGTGGAAAGCCACCGTCGCCGACATCAGCCGCGACCTGGACCTGCTCCAGGTCCCGCACACCATCGTGACGGCCTTCCGCTTTCCGCTCGCCTCCTCCTACAGCAAGGCCATGCGCAAAGGCGAGGAGGCATACGTCTGAAGGAGTACAGCTATGAGCAAGGCACAACGCGCGACGGTCGACGCGATGGTGCGGCGGGGCCAGCAGGGCTTCAAACCACTGCCCGTCGAGCAGATGCGCAGCAACTTCGCGGCGCTGATGGCGCTGTTCCTGGTCCCGAAGGTACGCACGTCCGACACCGTGCTTGGCGAGCGGCCTGCCGTCCTGGTCGAAACGGAAGGCGAGACACGTTCGGGCACCATCCTGTACTTCCACGGCGGCTCGTTCTCCCTCGGATCACCGCAGACAGCGATGGGACTGACCGCCAGCCTGGTCACCCGTACCGGGTTCCGTGCGCTGTCGCTCGATTACCGGCTCGCGCCGGAGCACCCGTTCCCCGCCGCAATCGAGGACTGCCTCGCCGCGTACCGGGTACTGCTCGACGACGGGATCAACCCGGAATCCATCGCTTTCGCCGGCGACTCGGCCGGTGGTGGCCTGACCGTGACGACCACGCTCGCCGCCAAGAAGGCCGGACTGCCCATGCCCGGCGCCATCGTCGCGTTCTCACCCAGCCTGGACCACACCCGTTCGGGCGCCAGCATGGACACCAAAGCCGGAATCGACCCCTTCTTCACGCGCGAGGGCATGGCCCACACCGGCGACTTGTACCTCGGCGGACAGGACCCGAACCAGGAACTGCTCGCGCCGGCCATCCTGGCCGACCTGACCGGCTTCCCGCCGCTGCTGCTGCAGGTCGGCACGAACGAACTGCTGCTCGACGACTCGGTGCGGCTCGCCGAACGAGCCCGGGACGCTGAGGTCGACGTCATCCTGGACGTCACGGCTGGAGTACCGCACGTGTTCCAGTCCTTCATCGGCCAACTCGACGAAGCCGACCACGCGCTCGACCGCGCCGCCCTGTTCCTCACCCAGCACCTCAGTGCCTGAAGGAGAACTCCAGACAACGAGCCGCCGCGCCGCCGGGAAGGAACCGTCGCCGGACCGGACATCACCGCCGATGCCACCGGCCTGACGCTTTTCGCGACGGTGCGGCGCGCTGACGAGCCGGGGTGATCCCCGCAGCCGGCATCGTGTTCCTCCCTGACGCGGCACCGGTCGTCAGTCGAGGCCTTCGATGATGCGGAAGTCGCGCTCGACGCCGTCAGCAAGTATGGCCAGTGCTTCCTGGTAGGCCGCACTCGCGCGTGCGGCGACCGCCTGTTCGAAGCTGTCGAACTCGATCAGGACGGTGCGCTCGGCGATTCCGGCGTCGTGTGCGACGACCCGGCTGCCGCGGGAGAGCAGCCGCCCGCCCGCGGCCTTGACGGCTGGACCGGCCAGCTTGTCGTAGGCAGCAAGCCTCTCAGGGTCTGCGATGGTGCGGTAGACGCTGACCCAGTAGCCCTTGGCCACGGTACCTCCTGTGTTCGGAATTGATGATCGGAAGCATGCTCAGATCCATGGCCGGCGCGCTGTGGGTCAGCGAGCCGACGGAGACGGCGTCGAAGTCGGACGGCTTCGATCAACCGGCCGGGGCTGCGATCGGATTGGTCTCGGGTGAGCGTCGGCGGGCGAGGACGAGCCAGAGCCCGTCGAGTCGATGACTGGCCTCGCGGAAGGGCCGCGGCCCGGACTAGAACGAAGAGGAGCCGACAAGTAGGTACGAGTCGCACCAGTACGACGTGATCGGCCATCAACCCTGAGCCCCTGCCACAGATGCCGCCAGAACTGGCCGGGCTCTCACAGGAGCAGTTGGACCTGCTGCGGACCGGCACCCTCGCCTTGAGCGCGCAGGCCTCATCGCATGACCGTGCGCACGATCGCTGCCTGGCCGCCGACTCGGATCCGGTGTCCCGTGCGGTCGCGGTGGGCGGTCGCTGTGATGGTGGACGGGCTGCCGAGGTGATCACC is drawn from Streptomyces sp. NBC_01717 and contains these coding sequences:
- a CDS encoding alpha/beta hydrolase, with the protein product MSKAQRATVDAMVRRGQQGFKPLPVEQMRSNFAALMALFLVPKVRTSDTVLGERPAVLVETEGETRSGTILYFHGGSFSLGSPQTAMGLTASLVTRTGFRALSLDYRLAPEHPFPAAIEDCLAAYRVLLDDGINPESIAFAGDSAGGGLTVTTTLAAKKAGLPMPGAIVAFSPSLDHTRSGASMDTKAGIDPFFTREGMAHTGDLYLGGQDPNQELLAPAILADLTGFPPLLLQVGTNELLLDDSVRLAERARDAEVDVILDVTAGVPHVFQSFIGQLDEADHALDRAALFLTQHLSA
- a CDS encoding DUF1330 domain-containing protein codes for the protein MAKGYWVSVYRTIADPERLAAYDKLAGPAVKAAGGRLLSRGSRVVAHDAGIAERTVLIEFDSFEQAVAARASAAYQEALAILADGVERDFRIIEGLD